From Varibaculum massiliense, a single genomic window includes:
- a CDS encoding hemolysin family protein, producing the protein MVLLGVLLTIGTALFVAAEFSMVALDPAQVEGRAKRKEKGAAGVLKSLQHLSTQLSGAQVGITLTTILLGYTTQNALTSLFAELLQDVKLAASLATAIAVIVALVLVNAFSMVFGELFPKNLALAKPFEVARMVTPFQRAFTVIFKPIITVLNGLSNQVVRALGVEPLEQLSSARSASELAAMVRHSAEAGTLDLSTATIFTRSVGLGKLCARDVMTDRRRMESLEANQSAEDVVELSRRTGHSRFPVLGKDADDILGLVHLRRAVAVPFAKRKKVPVTAQPLLVEALRVPETVRLAPLLVQLRAANLQMAVVVDEYGGTCGIVSLEDVVEEIVGEVADEHDLRRRGIRLEGKNKWLVDGDLRPDEIADRIDVVLPDDGPYETVAGLMLVILGKIPQVGESVKVRSHTLTVAKMDGRRIEKVLITAGVPEPTSPVSQTHRKQPRKGDSHV; encoded by the coding sequence ATGGTGCTTTTGGGTGTATTACTCACTATCGGTACCGCCCTATTTGTGGCCGCTGAATTCTCGATGGTGGCTTTAGATCCCGCTCAGGTAGAGGGGCGAGCCAAGCGTAAGGAAAAAGGCGCCGCGGGAGTGTTGAAATCTCTCCAACATTTATCAACCCAGCTTTCAGGGGCGCAGGTGGGAATCACCCTCACCACCATCCTTTTGGGATACACCACCCAAAATGCGCTTACCTCCTTATTTGCTGAGCTGTTGCAGGATGTAAAACTAGCTGCCTCGCTGGCCACTGCTATAGCGGTGATAGTAGCGTTGGTGCTGGTTAACGCCTTCTCTATGGTATTCGGCGAGTTGTTCCCCAAGAATCTGGCGCTAGCTAAACCTTTCGAAGTGGCGCGGATGGTTACTCCCTTTCAGCGCGCGTTCACCGTAATATTCAAGCCGATAATCACGGTTTTGAACGGGCTTTCTAACCAGGTGGTGCGAGCCTTGGGGGTAGAGCCTTTAGAGCAGCTGTCTTCGGCGCGATCCGCCTCGGAACTGGCGGCTATGGTGCGTCACAGTGCCGAAGCCGGTACTTTGGATTTATCTACTGCCACAATTTTTACCCGTTCAGTGGGTCTAGGAAAACTTTGTGCCCGTGACGTAATGACTGACCGGCGCCGGATGGAATCTTTAGAGGCGAACCAAAGCGCCGAGGACGTGGTAGAGCTTTCCCGACGTACGGGACATTCGCGTTTTCCGGTTCTGGGCAAGGATGCAGACGATATCTTGGGGTTGGTGCATTTGCGCCGGGCAGTGGCGGTGCCATTTGCTAAGCGGAAAAAGGTGCCAGTGACTGCACAGCCCTTACTGGTAGAGGCGCTTAGAGTTCCGGAAACTGTACGACTGGCGCCGCTTTTAGTGCAGCTGCGGGCCGCTAATCTGCAAATGGCGGTGGTAGTTGACGAGTATGGCGGTACCTGCGGAATCGTTAGCTTAGAGGACGTTGTGGAAGAAATCGTGGGGGAAGTAGCTGACGAACATGACTTGCGTAGGCGCGGGATCCGGCTGGAAGGTAAGAATAAATGGCTGGTGGATGGGGATTTGCGTCCTGATGAAATAGCCGACCGTATCGATGTAGTGCTGCCAGATGATGGCCCTTATGAAACCGTAGCCGGGTTGATGCTAGTAATTTTGGGAAAGATACCCCAAGTAGGGGAGAGCGTTAAAGTCCGTTCGCACACTTTGACAGTGGCCAAAATGGATGGGCGCCGCATAGAAAAAGTTTTGATAACAGCCGGCGTGCCGGAACCCACTTCTCCCGTATCTCAAACTCACCGTAAGCAACCGCGCAAGGGTGATAGTCATGTCTGA
- a CDS encoding glycerophosphodiester phosphodiesterase family protein, whose translation MQLVPQIIAHRGGGGETVENTRESIIYASSLKVSRFETDVRALKDGTVVLQHDEQLDNPWGDSRKVGELSSREYFALRSPQGQRPISLKSALEDFPDLAYNVDIKEPRALKGALQAVSDTDAWERVVFSSFSTKTLREVRKLHPEAQTSLSPREVLKAVIAAHSANVQLLKTSGTFAQVPLKWRGITIVDRVFVAWCHHQGIRVEPWTINNEQEMRELARLGVDAIMTDYPARLKTLLATI comes from the coding sequence ATGCAATTAGTTCCGCAGATAATTGCCCATCGAGGGGGCGGCGGGGAAACGGTGGAGAACACCCGGGAATCTATTATTTACGCGTCCTCGCTGAAAGTTAGCCGCTTTGAAACGGATGTGCGCGCCCTGAAAGATGGAACCGTAGTCCTGCAACATGATGAGCAGCTGGATAATCCCTGGGGGGATTCGCGTAAAGTTGGGGAGCTTTCCTCCCGCGAATACTTCGCTCTTCGCAGTCCGCAAGGTCAGCGCCCGATATCGCTAAAAAGCGCCCTGGAAGACTTCCCCGACCTCGCCTATAACGTGGATATTAAAGAACCTCGCGCCCTCAAAGGAGCTCTACAAGCAGTCAGTGATACGGACGCTTGGGAGCGGGTAGTTTTTTCTTCGTTTTCTACCAAGACGCTGCGCGAAGTGCGAAAACTGCACCCAGAAGCACAAACCTCCCTCTCACCACGCGAAGTGTTAAAGGCAGTTATTGCTGCTCACAGCGCAAATGTCCAGCTACTGAAAACTTCGGGAACCTTCGCCCAGGTACCCCTCAAGTGGCGGGGAATAACTATCGTTGACCGGGTGTTTGTTGCTTGGTGTCATCACCAAGGAATTCGGGTAGAGCCTTGGACTATCAATAATGAACAAGAAATGCGGGAACTAGCTCGCTTAGGTGTAGACGCGATTATGACTGACTATCCGGCACGTTTAAAAACATTGCTGGCAACGATTTAG
- a CDS encoding M23 family metallopeptidase, producing MHESAMPKRSRRAQRARRRRLQRFAAIPRALVILGLATVTIIAPLTGFVQAQKPGLMTAHVLSVEGASKSWAESPNKLASGDLETGLVPDPAANTRARILSADPQCQFSNVGSGNKGAEQMDNEGAILFPLERGTFRQTSPFGNRIHPISGIRKLHTGTDFSAPAGTPIHALTDGEVVFVGSISGGGNTVRVKHLIEGRVVFSQYKHMLPGSFAVTVGQKVKAGDKLGAVGSTGNSTGNHLHFEIMPDQEENYIDPVPWLESHHFRYLGQKCN from the coding sequence ATGCACGAATCGGCTATGCCCAAGCGTTCTCGCCGCGCCCAACGCGCCCGCCGGCGGCGTTTGCAGCGATTTGCGGCAATTCCGCGCGCCCTGGTGATTTTAGGGCTAGCCACAGTCACCATCATCGCTCCGCTGACCGGATTTGTGCAGGCACAAAAACCAGGATTAATGACCGCGCATGTGCTTTCGGTAGAGGGAGCTTCTAAGAGCTGGGCGGAAAGCCCAAATAAGCTCGCCAGCGGAGACCTGGAAACTGGATTAGTTCCAGATCCGGCGGCTAATACCCGTGCGCGTATTTTGAGCGCGGATCCTCAGTGTCAGTTCTCTAACGTAGGTTCCGGCAACAAAGGTGCCGAACAGATGGACAACGAGGGCGCAATATTATTTCCTTTGGAGCGCGGAACTTTCAGGCAAACCTCTCCCTTTGGAAATCGTATTCACCCAATTTCAGGAATCCGTAAACTGCATACGGGCACTGATTTTTCCGCGCCTGCCGGCACTCCGATTCACGCTTTAACCGATGGGGAAGTAGTCTTTGTTGGATCCATAAGTGGGGGCGGAAACACTGTGCGAGTTAAACACCTCATAGAAGGAAGAGTTGTTTTTTCCCAGTACAAGCACATGCTTCCGGGGTCTTTCGCTGTTACGGTAGGGCAAAAGGTCAAAGCGGGAGATAAGTTGGGGGCGGTAGGGTCAACCGGGAACTCTACCGGAAACCATCTGCATTTTGAAATAATGCCAGACCAGGAAGAAAACTACATAGATCCGGTACCCTGGCTAGAATCCCATCACTTTCGTTATCTAGGGCAAAAATGCAATTAG
- a CDS encoding hemolysin family protein: MSDWVALLVALILLAANAFFVAGEFAVTSTRRSQIEPLVAQGKRGAKAALWAVEHVSLVLAVTQLGITLASTGLGAVAEPALAHLILRPLNFFGVSPALAHPIAFVFALVLVVFLHILLGEMIPKNLTVAAAVRVCLVISPHLVRIARAVRPIVHALDSTANWFVKLVGVTPRTEVAQSFTIEEMSAIVAKSTAAGTLRDDLGLLSGTLEFSKEDVRSAMIPRSDLITLNWPLSAADFEAEVAKTGFSRFPISDESGTLRGYLHIKDVIFADSTAAREAPLESWRIRVLPEVSPDEEVEEALRVMQKTGVHLAKVTENGQTLGAIFLEDILEELVGEVRDIMQRNLE, translated from the coding sequence ATGTCTGATTGGGTGGCTTTATTAGTGGCTTTGATTTTGCTGGCAGCTAACGCCTTCTTTGTTGCCGGCGAGTTTGCGGTTACTTCTACCCGGCGCTCACAAATCGAGCCTCTGGTCGCGCAAGGAAAACGGGGAGCCAAAGCAGCGCTGTGGGCGGTAGAGCATGTTTCCTTAGTGCTAGCGGTAACCCAGTTGGGGATTACTTTGGCTTCTACGGGACTCGGGGCAGTTGCCGAACCGGCACTGGCACATTTAATTTTGCGACCTTTAAATTTCTTCGGGGTTTCCCCCGCGCTAGCTCATCCGATTGCTTTTGTGTTTGCGCTGGTGCTAGTGGTCTTCCTCCATATTTTATTAGGGGAAATGATTCCGAAGAATCTAACAGTGGCAGCGGCAGTGCGGGTTTGCCTGGTGATCTCCCCGCACCTGGTACGGATTGCTCGCGCGGTACGACCGATTGTTCATGCGCTGGATTCGACAGCTAACTGGTTTGTGAAACTGGTGGGAGTTACTCCCCGTACAGAGGTGGCGCAATCTTTCACCATTGAAGAGATGTCTGCGATTGTCGCTAAGTCCACGGCGGCAGGGACTTTGCGGGATGACCTGGGACTGCTATCTGGCACCTTGGAATTTTCTAAAGAGGACGTGCGTTCGGCGATGATTCCTCGCAGCGACTTAATCACTTTGAACTGGCCACTTTCGGCGGCTGATTTTGAGGCGGAGGTAGCGAAGACCGGGTTTTCCCGTTTCCCGATTAGCGATGAATCCGGGACTTTACGGGGATATTTGCATATTAAGGACGTAATTTTTGCTGATTCTACTGCCGCACGTGAGGCGCCGCTGGAATCTTGGCGAATCCGGGTCCTGCCCGAAGTTTCCCCCGATGAAGAAGTCGAGGAGGCGCTGCGGGTAATGCAGAAAACCGGAGTTCACCTGGCGAAGGTAACTGAAAACGGTCAAACTTTGGGGGCTATTTTCCTAGAAGATATCTTGGAAGAGCTGGTGGGGGAAGTCCGCGACATTATGCAGCGTAATTTGGAATAA